Within the Pseudonocardia alni genome, the region TCGCTCCGCTGGTCACCGAGGCCCGCAAGCTCGGCATCGACCCCGAGCAGCTCAAGAAGATGATCGACGTCTGGGGGGACGACCGATGAGCACCGACGTGATCGCCATGCACGGCGTCACGAAGCGCTACGGCGACGTGACCGCGCTCGACGACGTGACGTTCACGCTGGAGGAGAACCGCATCCACGGGCTGCTCGGCCGCAACGGCGCCGGCAAGACCACCGCGATGCAGATCCTCACCGCGCAGAACTTCGCGACCTCCGGGCGCGCCGAGATCTTCGGCGAGCAGCCCTACGAGAACGCCCGGGTGCTCGCCCGCACCTGCTTCATCCGCGAGTCGCTGAAGTACCCGGACGAGTACCGGGTCCACCACGCGCTCCGGGCCGCCGCGAGCGTGTACCCGCAGTGGGACCAGGCCTTCGCCGACCGGCTCGTCGGGGAGTTCGGGCTCCCGCTCACCCGGCTCTGCAAGAAGCTCTCGCGCGGCCAGCAGTCCGCGGTCGGGGTGATCATCGGACTGGCCTCGCGGGCCCCGCTGACCTTCTTCGACGAGCCCTACCTGGGCCTCGACGCCGTCGCCCGGCAGATGTTCTACGACCACCTGCTCGCCGACTTCGCCGAGCACCCGCGCACCGTCGTGCTCTCGACGCACCTGATCGACGAGGTCTCCGACCTCATCGAGCACGTCGTCCTGATCGACCGGGGCCGCGTGCTCATCGACGAGGAGGCCGAGGCGCTGCGCGGCCGGGCCGTCACCGTCTCCGGGCCCGCCGAGTCGGTCGAGCGGTTCGCCCGCGGCCACACCGAGCTGCACCGGGAGCGCCTCGGCGGCTTCCTCCGCGTCACCCTCTCCGGGGTCGCGCCGACCCGCACCGGCCCCGCCGAGCCGAACCTGCAGTTCGAGCCGGTCTCGCTGCAGCAGCTCGTCGTCCGTACGACCCAGCACAGCGCGGCGCCGGGCACCGGCGTCGCCCAGGAGGTCCTGTCATGACCGCCGTCACCGCCGACCGCAGCCCGGTCGAGAGCACATCCGCCCGGGTGCACGCCGCGATCCGGATGGGCACGGTCAACTGGGGCCGCCGGTTCGGGGTGGCCTGGCTGATCCTGGCCGTCGTCTTCGTGCTGCACCAGACCATCTGGTGGGTCGTGAGGAGCAACGGCGGAGATGTGGAGGCCGGGTACGTCGGCGCGCTGACGTCGTTCTTCTTCATCCTCGGCAGCACCTATCTCGCGCTGATGACCCAGGTGATGCCGTTCGCGCTGAGCCTGGGCATCACGCGACGGCACTTCTACCTCGGCACCGTCCTGCTGGTGGCCGCCGAGACCCTGGTCAGCGCGATCGGGCTCAGCGTGCTGCTGGCCGTCGAACGGGCCACCGACGGCTGGGGACTGCGAGTCCAGTTCTTCGAGATGGGCTTCATGGGGCAGTCGAACCCGGTCACCCAGGTGCTCGTGTACTGGGTGCCGCTGCTGACGATCGGACTGGTGTTCGTGCTGCTCGGTGCGGTGTTCCGGCGCTGGGGACAGCTCGGGGTCTGGGGCGCGGCCCTGGTGCCCGTGCTGGTGGTCGCCGCCGGGATCGTGCTCCTGACCTGGCAGAACGCCTGGGGGGCGTTCGGCCGGTTCTTCGTCGAGACGCCGACGTGGGCGCTGCTCGCCGGCTATCCGCTGATCCTCGCCGCGGTCGCGGCGGGGGCCGGGTACCTGGTGCTGCGCCGCGCGACTCCCTGACGGAGGACCCGGCGGGGCCCGGCACCCTCGTGGGGGGTGGTGCCGGGCCCTCAGCCGTCCAGCACGAGATCGGCCCGTTCCGGTGCGCCACCGGAACGGGCCAGCTCCTGTTCGGCGCGCCGCCAGCCGTCGCGGTACGGGGCGTAGCCCGGCCAGTCCGCCCGCCCGCGCAGCCGCCGCTCCCGCTCGCCCGCCGACGCCTCCACCCAGATCGCCAGCGAGGTCACCGGCGCCAGCTCGGGCGCGCCGCTCCCGCACCCCTCCAGCACGACGACGGCCGCCGGCTCCAGCGTGCGTTCCGGTCCCGGCCGGTCGCGCACCCAGTCCCACGACGTCCAGCGCAGCGTCGTACCGGCCGCCAGCGGGTCACCGATCCCGCGCCGGGCCAGCGCCGGGACCCGGGGCAGCCCGTCCCAGCCTGGGCACAGGTCCTCGATCTCGAGCAGCGGGGCCCCGAGCCGGTCGGCGAGCTCGCGGGCCCGCGTGGACTTCCCGGCCCCTGAGAACCCGTCCACGGTGACCAGCCGGTTCCCGGCGGGCCCGGCGGGGGCGGCGTGCACGAGCCGGGCGACCGTGTCGGTCCAGCCCCGGTCCGCGACCGCCCTCACGGCCGGACGACCACCTTGACCTGCGACGCGTCGGGGGACAGGGCGTCGCCGACGTGGTCGAGGTCGACGTGCCCGGTCACCAGCCGGCCCAGGTCCACCGCGCCCGACGCGGCCAGGCGCACCGCCGTCGGCCAGGTGTTGGCGTACCGGAAGGTGCCGGTCAGGGTGATCTCGCGCGACTGCAGCATCGACACCGGCAGCGTCATCTCGTCAGCACCCATCCCGACCAGCACCGCGGCGCCTCCCGGCCGGACCGCGGGCAGCCCGCCCAGCACCGCGGCCGGCACTCCGGAGCAGTCGACGAAGACGTCCACCCCGGACACGTCGGCACCCGGCGCGACGACGTCGGTCGCGCCGAAGTCGCGGGCCAGCGCGGCGCGCGCCGGGTCCGGGTCGCTGACGACGACCTCGGCGGCGCCCTGCACCGCCGCCACCTGCGCGACGAGCAGCCCGATCGGCCCCGCCCCGGCGACGAGCACCCGCGACCCGACCCCGGTGCCCGCCCTGTGGTTCGCCCACAGCGCGACCGACAGCGGTTCGAGCAGCGCGGCGACGTCGTCGGAGACGTGCTCGGGGACGGGGTGGGCGAAGTCGTCGGCGATCGTCACGTACTCGGCGAACGCGCCGTCGACCGGCGGGGTCGCGAAGAACACCATGTCCGGGCACAGGTTGTAGGCGCCGGTGTGGCAGTACCGGCAGCGACGGCAGGGCACGCCCGGCTCCAGCGAGACGCGCTCGCCGATCCGCCCCGCGTCGACGCCCTCCCCGACGCCGACGATCCGCCCGGACGGCTCGTGCCCGAGCACCATCGGCTCGCGCAGCACGAAGTCGCCGATCCGGCCGTGCCGGAAGTAGTGCACGTCGGAGCCGCAGGTGCCGACCGCCGCCACCCGCACCAGCACCTCCCGGGGGCCGGGCCGGGGGACCGGTCGCCGCTGCACCTCCAGCTCACCGGCGGCACGCAGCACGCTGCACCGCATCGACTCCGGCACCTCGGCGATCGTCGTCACGGGCACGACGGTGGCACGCGCGGCCGGGCCGGGCAACGCGGTGCGCCGACCGCGCCGGACGTACCGGTGCGCGCACGGTCGATCATTCCGGCGGACGTCGTCCGCCCCCGGGAGGTCCGCCGGTGGTGTACTGCTCCGCGACGAGAGGGAGGACCGGCCGCCCCGCGGGCGGCCGGCGACGAGAAGGACGCCCATGGGCTCGGCCATCGAACGACCGGCGGTCACCGGCTTCCACCACGTGGCGGCGGCCGTGACCGACGTGGAGTCCAGTGCGCTCTGGTACCAGCGCGTCCTCGGGCTGCAACGGCTGCCGATGACCTTCCCGCACCACGACGCAGCCGACGGCTCGGCGGAGAAGGCGGCGCTGCTCCTCGACGTCGTGACCGGAGTGATGATCGAGCTGCACGCCCCGGCCGACGGCGACGGCGGCGGCCCCCGCGGCGCGCTCGACCACCTGGCGTTCGGCGTCGCCGACCGCGCGACCCTCGACGCCTGGGCCGCCT harbors:
- a CDS encoding nucleoside/nucleotide kinase family protein, whose product is MRAVADRGWTDTVARLVHAAPAGPAGNRLVTVDGFSGAGKSTRARELADRLGAPLLEIEDLCPGWDGLPRVPALARRGIGDPLAAGTTLRWTSWDWVRDRPGPERTLEPAAVVVLEGCGSGAPELAPVTSLAIWVEASAGERERRLRGRADWPGYAPYRDGWRRAEQELARSGGAPERADLVLDG
- a CDS encoding VOC family protein, with translation MGSAIERPAVTGFHHVAAAVTDVESSALWYQRVLGLQRLPMTFPHHDAADGSAEKAALLLDVVTGVMIELHAPADGDGGGPRGALDHLAFGVADRATLDAWAAWLDSLTVPHGGVVDRTDPTGYATLEFRDPDGIALEFIHFPGRG
- a CDS encoding NAD(P)-dependent alcohol dehydrogenase encodes the protein MTTIAEVPESMRCSVLRAAGELEVQRRPVPRPGPREVLVRVAAVGTCGSDVHYFRHGRIGDFVLREPMVLGHEPSGRIVGVGEGVDAGRIGERVSLEPGVPCRRCRYCHTGAYNLCPDMVFFATPPVDGAFAEYVTIADDFAHPVPEHVSDDVAALLEPLSVALWANHRAGTGVGSRVLVAGAGPIGLLVAQVAAVQGAAEVVVSDPDPARAALARDFGATDVVAPGADVSGVDVFVDCSGVPAAVLGGLPAVRPGGAAVLVGMGADEMTLPVSMLQSREITLTGTFRYANTWPTAVRLAASGAVDLGRLVTGHVDLDHVGDALSPDASQVKVVVRP
- a CDS encoding ABC transporter ATP-binding protein; this translates as MSTDVIAMHGVTKRYGDVTALDDVTFTLEENRIHGLLGRNGAGKTTAMQILTAQNFATSGRAEIFGEQPYENARVLARTCFIRESLKYPDEYRVHHALRAAASVYPQWDQAFADRLVGEFGLPLTRLCKKLSRGQQSAVGVIIGLASRAPLTFFDEPYLGLDAVARQMFYDHLLADFAEHPRTVVLSTHLIDEVSDLIEHVVLIDRGRVLIDEEAEALRGRAVTVSGPAESVERFARGHTELHRERLGGFLRVTLSGVAPTRTGPAEPNLQFEPVSLQQLVVRTTQHSAAPGTGVAQEVLS